In Solenopsis invicta isolate M01_SB chromosome 1, UNIL_Sinv_3.0, whole genome shotgun sequence, one genomic interval encodes:
- the LOC105202009 gene encoding piwi-like protein Ago3 isoform X1, whose amino-acid sequence MDRDGKDETNGSKSSGRGRGSFLFEMMRQRAQLERSQMPSRYSVETPSASSTELTRSSEEYVSQSTSSSASGGRGRAQLVNLIRSMSSSASEASDTSAGISGSGIGHGRGAAFTSLVKRLGKPSPSEQENIEKDTAGVLGKLADISVYDTPSTSSDLPSEVADSAPICRQGKSGTKVETYANYIDLKIEPGTGLFQYEVKFSPDIDSTGLRRKLLNQHSDSLGRTKTFDGMILYVPRRLSQDVTQFISQHPMDGSSVTLTIIYRKKQPMSENTQFLNVLLKRIMRALSLVRIGRQNFNPSCAHVFNQHRLEVWPGYVTAVNEYEGGLKLCLDAKHRVMRTETVRDLIKEVYEKSEHNYRDAIMQEIIGTSVLTRYNNKTYRIDDIDWEKTPNYVFHRGDEQMSLVQYYKSHWNIEIEDLKQPLLVHRATIRQPSGEKEEKTILLVPELSYAAGLTDSIRNNHHIMKDLSTVTKISPNQRRDVIRRFIEEIEKNTVAREILSGWGLSLSPDIAQFKARRLDPETISFGNNKTNKPDRSPSDWSSDAVRNPMLRTPNLHNWHILFVTKNKSCVISFLETLKRVSSVINMRINEPQKIVLKDDRTETYLREIQNSISSNVELIVIVFTTNRTDRYSAIKKLCCVQKPVPSQVIISKTINNPSKLKSITEKIALQINCKLGGALWTVAMPLKNSMICGIDVYHSGTGAGARKSVAGFVASLDPRMTKWHSRICMQASNQELVDMLQVCLTSAINTYYEYNKCNPERIIIYRDGVGDGDLDYVEKYEVKQLIATFNRITPNYKPQLSVIIVQKRINTRLFIKDEREGLANPGSGTVVDSCITRRNYYDFFLVPQNVRQGTVTPIHYIVIHDSSNMETDHMQRLTYKLCHLYYNWPGTIRVPAPCQYAHKLVYLVGQNLQAEPHRSLSDVLFYL is encoded by the exons atggATCGTGATGGAAAGGATGAAACTAATGGGTCTAAATCTAGTGGGAGAGGACGCGGATCATTTCTTTTTGAAATGATGCGTCAGAGAGCGCAATTAGAACGATCTCAAATGCCGTCCCGTTATTCTGTAGAAACGCCTAGTGCTTCTTCGACTGAATTGACAAGATCATCTGAGGAATATGTCTCCCAAAGCACAAGCTCAAGTGCTAGTGGAGGTCGCGGACGTGCGCAATTAGTTAATTTGATAAGATCAATGAGTAGCAGTGCATCAGAAGCATCAGACACTTCGGCAGGAATATCCGGTTCAGGAATAGGTCACGGTCGAGGTGCTGCTTTTACAAGTCTTGTAAAAAGGCTCGG TAAACCAAGTCCATCTGaacaagaaaatattgaaaaagatacTGCAGGAGTTTTAGGAAAATTAGCCGACATTTCTGTGTATGATACTCCTTCCACATCCTCCGATTTACCGTCTGAGGTTGCTGACTCTGCACCGATATGTCGACAAGGCAAAAGTGGAACCAA aGTAGAAACATACGCTAATtatatagatttgaaaatagAACCTGGAACTGGTTTATTTCAGTATGAAGTTAAATTTTCACCAGATATAGATTCAACGGGTTTGCGTCGCAAACTACTTAATCAACATTCTGACTCTTTAGGACGAACAAAAACATTTGATGGGATGATACTTTATGTACCAAGAAGATTATCACAAGAT GTTACTCAGTTTATATCGCAACATCCAATGGATGGTTCTAGTGTGACTCTCACAATTATTTACAGAAAGAAACAACCGATGAGTGAAAATactcaatttttaaatgttttgctCAAACGCATTATGCGTGCGCTTAGTTTAGTTCGTATTGGTCGACAAAATTTTAATCCATCATGCGCTCATGTTTTCAATCAACATCGATTAGAAGTATGGCCTGGTTACGTGACTGCTGTAAATGAGTATGAGGGTGGTTTAAAATTGTGTTTAGATGCTAAACATCGAGTGATGCGTACAGAAACTGTACGAGATTtaat AAAAGAGGTTTATGAGAAATCAGAACACAATTATAGAGATGCTATAATGCAAGAGATAATCGGTACAAGTGTATTGACGCGATATAATAATAAGACATACCGTATAGATGATATTGATTGGGAGAAGACTCCGAATTATGTGTTTCATAGAGGTGACGAACAAATGTCTTTGGTCCAATATTACAAATCGCATTGGAACATCGAAATTGAAGATCTAAAGCAACCACTTTTAGTGCATCGTGCTACAATAAGACAACCATCTGGCGAG AAGGAGGAAAAAACAATTCTTCTCGTGCCGGAATTGAGCTATGCAGCAGGTCTTACTGATAGTATCCGCAATAATCATCATATCATGAAAGATTTGAGCACAGTTACGAAAATTTCTCCTAATCAACGCCGAGATGTAATTAGACGATTTATAGAAGAGATAGAAAAGAACACTGTAGCTCGAGAAATATTGTCAGGATGGGGTTTGAGTTTGAGCCCTGATATAGCTCAGTTTAAAGCAAGACGTCTCGATCCTGAAACAATAAGTTTtggaaataacaaaacaaataaacCAGATAGATCTCCTTCAGACTGGAGCTCTGATGCAGTGAGAAATCCCATGTTACGCACT CCCAATTTGCACAATTGGCATATTTTGTTCGTTACAAAGAACAAATCTTGTGTAATTAGTTTCTTAGAAACTCTAAAAAGGGTCTCAAGTGTGATCAATATGCGAATTAATGAACCACAAAAAATTGTCTTAAAAGATGATAGAACCGAGACTTATCTACGAGAAATTCAAAATAGCATTAGCTCTAATGTTGAATTAATAGTCATCGTATTTACGACCAACCGCACTGATCGCTACTCTGCAATAAAAAA acTGTGCTGCGTACAAAAACCTGTACCATCACAAGTTATCATTTCAAAAACGATTAATAATCCTTCTAAATTGAAAAGTATCACAGAAAAGATAGCGCTTCAAATCAATTGCAAACTAGGAGGAGCGCTATGGACCGTTGCTATGCCGTTG AAAAATAGCATGATATGCGGTATTGACGTTTATCACTCTGGTACAGGAGCGGGTGCGAGAAAGAGTGTTGCAGGATTTGTTGCTAGTTTAGATCCACGAATGACCAAATGGCATAGTAGAATTTGTATGCAGGCTTCCAATCAAGAATTAGTAGATATGCTACAAGTGTGCCTTACTTCAGCAATTAATACTTATTACGAG tataataaatgtaatccagagcgtataattatatatcgtGATGGAGTTGGTGATGGCGATTTGGATTATGTGGAAAAGTATGAAGTGAAACAACTAATAGCAACGTTTAATCGTATTACACCGAATTATAAGCCGCAACTCAGTGTGATTATTGTTCAGAAACGTATCAATACGCGGCTATTTATCAAAGAT gaGAGGGAAGGTTTAGCAAATCCTGGATCAGGAACTGTTGTTGATTCTTGCATAACGAGGCGAAATTATTACGACTTCTTTCTCGTGCCGCAAAATGTGCGACAGGGTACAGTAACTCCCAttcattatattgtaatacacGATTCATCGAACATGGAAACTGATCACATGCAACGACTCACGTATAAATTGTGTCATTTGTACTACAATTGGCCTGGTACAATTCGGGTGCCCGCTCCTTGTCAATATGCACACAAACTTGTGTACTTAGTCGGGCAAAATCTTCAGGCTGAACCACATCGATCTCTTTCAGATGTCttattctatttataa
- the LOC105202009 gene encoding piwi-like protein Ago3 isoform X2, which yields MFLLVTYAREHILFKMDRDGKDETNGSKSSGRGRGSFLFEMMRQRAQLERSQMPSRYSVETPSASSTELTRSSEEYVSQSTSSSASGGRGRAQLVNLIRSMSSSASEASDTSAGISGSGIGHGRGAAFTSLVKRLGKPSPSEQENIEKDTAGVLGKLADISVYDTPSTSSDLPSEVADSAPICRQGKSGTKVETYANYIDLKIEPGTGLFQYEVKFSPDIDSTGLRRKLLNQHSDSLGRTKTFDGMILYVPRRLSQDVTQFISQHPMDGSSVTLTIIYRKKQPMSENTQFLNVLLKRIMRALSLVRIGRQNFNPSCAHVFNQHRLEVWPGYVTAVNEYEGGLKLCLDAKHRVMRTETVRDLIKEVYEKSEHNYRDAIMQEIIGTSVLTRYNNKTYRIDDIDWEKTPNYVFHRGDEQMSLVQYYKSHWNIEIEDLKQPLLVHRATIRQPSGEKEEKTILLVPELSYAAGLTDSIRNNHHIMKDLSTVTKISPNQRRDVIRRFIEEIEKNTVAREILSGWGLSLSPDIAQFKARRLDPETISFGNNKTNKPDRSPSDWSSDAVRNPMLRTPNLHNWHILFVTKNKSCVISFLETLKRVSSVINMRINEPQKIVLKDDRTETYLREIQNSISSNVELIVIVFTTNRTDRYSAIKKLCCVQKPVPSQVIISKTINNPSKLKSITEKIALQINCKLGGALWTVAMPLKNSMICGIDVYHSGTGAGARKSVAGFVASLDPRMTKWHSRICMQASNQELVDMLQVCLTSAINTYYEYNKCNPERIIIYRDGVGDGDLDYVEKYEVKQLIATFNRITPNYKPQLSVIIVQKRINTRLFIKDEREGLANPGSGTVVDSCITRRNYYDFFLVPQNVRQGTVTPIHYIVIHDSSNMETDHMQRLTYKLCHLYYNWPGTIRVPAPCQYAHKLVYLVGQNLQAEPHRSLSDVLFYL from the exons aacacattttattcaaaatggATCGTGATGGAAAGGATGAAACTAATGGGTCTAAATCTAGTGGGAGAGGACGCGGATCATTTCTTTTTGAAATGATGCGTCAGAGAGCGCAATTAGAACGATCTCAAATGCCGTCCCGTTATTCTGTAGAAACGCCTAGTGCTTCTTCGACTGAATTGACAAGATCATCTGAGGAATATGTCTCCCAAAGCACAAGCTCAAGTGCTAGTGGAGGTCGCGGACGTGCGCAATTAGTTAATTTGATAAGATCAATGAGTAGCAGTGCATCAGAAGCATCAGACACTTCGGCAGGAATATCCGGTTCAGGAATAGGTCACGGTCGAGGTGCTGCTTTTACAAGTCTTGTAAAAAGGCTCGG TAAACCAAGTCCATCTGaacaagaaaatattgaaaaagatacTGCAGGAGTTTTAGGAAAATTAGCCGACATTTCTGTGTATGATACTCCTTCCACATCCTCCGATTTACCGTCTGAGGTTGCTGACTCTGCACCGATATGTCGACAAGGCAAAAGTGGAACCAA aGTAGAAACATACGCTAATtatatagatttgaaaatagAACCTGGAACTGGTTTATTTCAGTATGAAGTTAAATTTTCACCAGATATAGATTCAACGGGTTTGCGTCGCAAACTACTTAATCAACATTCTGACTCTTTAGGACGAACAAAAACATTTGATGGGATGATACTTTATGTACCAAGAAGATTATCACAAGAT GTTACTCAGTTTATATCGCAACATCCAATGGATGGTTCTAGTGTGACTCTCACAATTATTTACAGAAAGAAACAACCGATGAGTGAAAATactcaatttttaaatgttttgctCAAACGCATTATGCGTGCGCTTAGTTTAGTTCGTATTGGTCGACAAAATTTTAATCCATCATGCGCTCATGTTTTCAATCAACATCGATTAGAAGTATGGCCTGGTTACGTGACTGCTGTAAATGAGTATGAGGGTGGTTTAAAATTGTGTTTAGATGCTAAACATCGAGTGATGCGTACAGAAACTGTACGAGATTtaat AAAAGAGGTTTATGAGAAATCAGAACACAATTATAGAGATGCTATAATGCAAGAGATAATCGGTACAAGTGTATTGACGCGATATAATAATAAGACATACCGTATAGATGATATTGATTGGGAGAAGACTCCGAATTATGTGTTTCATAGAGGTGACGAACAAATGTCTTTGGTCCAATATTACAAATCGCATTGGAACATCGAAATTGAAGATCTAAAGCAACCACTTTTAGTGCATCGTGCTACAATAAGACAACCATCTGGCGAG AAGGAGGAAAAAACAATTCTTCTCGTGCCGGAATTGAGCTATGCAGCAGGTCTTACTGATAGTATCCGCAATAATCATCATATCATGAAAGATTTGAGCACAGTTACGAAAATTTCTCCTAATCAACGCCGAGATGTAATTAGACGATTTATAGAAGAGATAGAAAAGAACACTGTAGCTCGAGAAATATTGTCAGGATGGGGTTTGAGTTTGAGCCCTGATATAGCTCAGTTTAAAGCAAGACGTCTCGATCCTGAAACAATAAGTTTtggaaataacaaaacaaataaacCAGATAGATCTCCTTCAGACTGGAGCTCTGATGCAGTGAGAAATCCCATGTTACGCACT CCCAATTTGCACAATTGGCATATTTTGTTCGTTACAAAGAACAAATCTTGTGTAATTAGTTTCTTAGAAACTCTAAAAAGGGTCTCAAGTGTGATCAATATGCGAATTAATGAACCACAAAAAATTGTCTTAAAAGATGATAGAACCGAGACTTATCTACGAGAAATTCAAAATAGCATTAGCTCTAATGTTGAATTAATAGTCATCGTATTTACGACCAACCGCACTGATCGCTACTCTGCAATAAAAAA acTGTGCTGCGTACAAAAACCTGTACCATCACAAGTTATCATTTCAAAAACGATTAATAATCCTTCTAAATTGAAAAGTATCACAGAAAAGATAGCGCTTCAAATCAATTGCAAACTAGGAGGAGCGCTATGGACCGTTGCTATGCCGTTG AAAAATAGCATGATATGCGGTATTGACGTTTATCACTCTGGTACAGGAGCGGGTGCGAGAAAGAGTGTTGCAGGATTTGTTGCTAGTTTAGATCCACGAATGACCAAATGGCATAGTAGAATTTGTATGCAGGCTTCCAATCAAGAATTAGTAGATATGCTACAAGTGTGCCTTACTTCAGCAATTAATACTTATTACGAG tataataaatgtaatccagagcgtataattatatatcgtGATGGAGTTGGTGATGGCGATTTGGATTATGTGGAAAAGTATGAAGTGAAACAACTAATAGCAACGTTTAATCGTATTACACCGAATTATAAGCCGCAACTCAGTGTGATTATTGTTCAGAAACGTATCAATACGCGGCTATTTATCAAAGAT gaGAGGGAAGGTTTAGCAAATCCTGGATCAGGAACTGTTGTTGATTCTTGCATAACGAGGCGAAATTATTACGACTTCTTTCTCGTGCCGCAAAATGTGCGACAGGGTACAGTAACTCCCAttcattatattgtaatacacGATTCATCGAACATGGAAACTGATCACATGCAACGACTCACGTATAAATTGTGTCATTTGTACTACAATTGGCCTGGTACAATTCGGGTGCCCGCTCCTTGTCAATATGCACACAAACTTGTGTACTTAGTCGGGCAAAATCTTCAGGCTGAACCACATCGATCTCTTTCAGATGTCttattctatttataa